A portion of the Parasedimentitalea marina genome contains these proteins:
- a CDS encoding lipid-transfer protein, with translation MAENVIIAGVGMTKFVKPGQNDPYPMMGATAVRDALSDAGISYDAVQQAYAGYTYGDSTCGQTVLYQVGMTGIPVINVNNNCSTGSTALFLARQAVASGTVDVALALGFEQMQPGALGSHWDDRPSPFDAFDAETDALVGHPEIPLALRYFGGAGKAHMDKYGSTMTDLARIRAKASRHAVNNPLALFRTELTPEDVLAAPVIWEGVMTRLMACPPTCGAAAAIVVSEEYAKKHGLNGTVQIIGQAMSTDTASTFDSHDMMRVVGYDMTTAAAAQVYQQTGIGPEDLDTVELHDCFAHNEMITYEGLGLCPEGGASQFIADGDNSYGGKYVTNPSGGLLSKGHPLGATGLAQCYELTRQLRGTAGSTQVDGARTALQHNLGLGGACVVTMYQAQ, from the coding sequence ATGGCTGAGAACGTGATTATCGCTGGGGTTGGTATGACGAAATTTGTCAAGCCGGGCCAGAATGACCCCTACCCGATGATGGGAGCGACTGCTGTTCGCGATGCCCTGAGCGACGCGGGAATCAGTTACGACGCGGTGCAACAGGCCTATGCAGGCTATACCTATGGTGACAGCACATGCGGCCAGACTGTCCTGTACCAAGTCGGCATGACCGGCATTCCGGTGATCAACGTCAATAACAACTGCTCAACTGGCTCAACCGCGCTGTTTCTCGCGCGACAGGCTGTGGCCTCGGGCACTGTCGACGTTGCTTTGGCGCTGGGGTTTGAGCAGATGCAACCGGGGGCTCTTGGGTCGCACTGGGATGACCGGCCCAGCCCCTTTGATGCTTTTGATGCCGAAACCGATGCACTGGTGGGGCATCCCGAAATCCCCCTGGCGCTGCGGTATTTTGGCGGCGCAGGCAAGGCTCACATGGATAAATACGGCTCGACCATGACTGATCTGGCCCGCATTCGGGCCAAGGCCAGCCGCCATGCCGTAAACAACCCCCTGGCGCTGTTTCGGACTGAGCTAACCCCTGAGGATGTACTGGCAGCACCGGTGATCTGGGAGGGTGTGATGACCCGCCTGATGGCCTGCCCGCCAACCTGCGGTGCAGCTGCCGCCATCGTGGTCAGCGAGGAGTACGCCAAAAAACACGGGCTGAACGGTACGGTGCAAATCATCGGCCAGGCGATGTCCACTGACACCGCCAGCACCTTTGACAGTCACGACATGATGCGGGTGGTAGGCTATGATATGACCACCGCCGCCGCCGCCCAGGTTTACCAACAAACTGGCATTGGACCAGAAGATCTGGATACGGTCGAACTGCACGATTGTTTCGCCCATAACGAAATGATCACCTACGAGGGTCTGGGTCTGTGTCCCGAAGGTGGTGCCAGCCAGTTCATTGCCGATGGTGACAACAGTTATGGCGGCAAATACGTCACCAACCCTTCGGGCGGGCTGCTCTCCAAGGGTCACCCCCTGGGCGCCACCGGGTTAGCCCAATGCTACGAGCTAACGCGACAATTGCGTGGCACTGCGGGAAGCACTCAGGTGGACGGCGCCCGCACTGCACTGCAGCACAATTTGGGGCTGGGCGGTGCCTGCGTTGTCACCATGTATCAGGCGCAGTAA
- a CDS encoding SDR family NAD(P)-dependent oxidoreductase, which produces MTKLLGKTAYVTGAGRGIGRAIALKLAAEGANLVINDLDADPARAVVAEINAMRGKAMAVAGSVNADGFAESFIQGGIDRFGGVDIIVNNAGYTWDALIGKMSDAQFDAMMDVHLKAPFRILRAATPFIADAATREFAEGREVFRKVVNISSVAGTGGNPGQANYAAAKAGVLGLTKTLAKEWGGYKVNVNAVAFGMIATRLTAATAEKEMITVDGNQVGVGIPQKVVQGVEAMIPLRRAGTVEEAAGGVYLFCIPESNYVSGQTLIVGGGLSL; this is translated from the coding sequence ATGACAAAGCTCTTGGGGAAAACCGCCTATGTGACTGGTGCTGGCCGTGGCATTGGCCGCGCCATTGCGCTGAAACTGGCTGCAGAAGGCGCCAACTTGGTGATCAACGATCTGGACGCTGACCCCGCCCGCGCGGTGGTGGCTGAAATCAATGCCATGCGCGGCAAAGCCATGGCAGTCGCCGGATCTGTCAACGCTGACGGCTTTGCCGAAAGTTTCATTCAGGGCGGTATCGATCGCTTTGGCGGTGTCGATATCATCGTCAACAACGCAGGCTACACTTGGGATGCACTGATCGGCAAAATGTCGGATGCACAGTTTGATGCCATGATGGACGTACACCTGAAGGCCCCGTTCCGGATCCTGCGCGCGGCCACCCCCTTCATCGCCGACGCAGCAACCCGCGAATTCGCTGAGGGCCGCGAGGTGTTTCGCAAAGTGGTCAACATATCATCTGTGGCGGGCACCGGCGGCAACCCTGGCCAAGCCAACTACGCGGCCGCCAAGGCAGGGGTGTTGGGGCTGACCAAAACTCTGGCCAAGGAATGGGGGGGCTATAAAGTCAATGTGAACGCCGTGGCGTTTGGCATGATTGCCACCCGGCTGACCGCAGCCACCGCCGAGAAGGAAATGATTACAGTTGATGGCAATCAGGTTGGCGTCGGCATTCCGCAAAAGGTGGTTCAGGGAGTTGAAGCAATGATCCCGTTGCGCCGGGCTGGCACCGTCGAAGAAGCCGCCGGTGGGGTCTACCTGTTTTGCATTCCCGAAAGCAATTATGTCTCGGGCCAGACCCTGATTGTTGGTGGCGGCCTGTCGCTTTGA
- a CDS encoding CaiB/BaiF CoA transferase family protein — translation MLNGIRIIEVEGLGPGPFAAMLLADLGADVICVHRKGGTVTPGMPEHSILDRGKRSIELDLKDADDVQTFKSLVATADGLIEGFRPGVMEKLGLGPDICQALNPALVFGRMTGWGQDSALSHTAGHDLNYISLSGALWYSSAPGDVPLTPPTLVGDIGGGAMYLAVGMLAAILKAKTTGLGCTVDAAIYDGSAHMMNLLLTMRQTGNFDVTRGQNLLDGPHWSRTYRCADGGFISVQCLEPKFYTEFLHLLGLAEDPGFQHQYDRKNWATLIDRLTGVFASQPRDHWAALFDGSDACVAPVLNPEEAMVHPMNNRATWVEAQGALQAAPAPRFSDQPAWAAPPSPTRGQHTGEILFELAKTRKPA, via the coding sequence ATGCTGAACGGCATCCGTATTATCGAGGTCGAGGGCCTGGGCCCCGGACCCTTTGCCGCCATGCTGCTGGCGGATCTTGGCGCCGACGTTATCTGCGTACACCGCAAAGGCGGCACTGTAACACCTGGAATGCCCGAGCACTCCATTCTGGATCGTGGCAAGCGGTCCATCGAGCTGGATCTGAAGGACGCCGATGACGTTCAGACGTTCAAATCGCTGGTGGCCACGGCGGATGGATTGATCGAGGGCTTTCGCCCCGGCGTAATGGAGAAATTGGGATTGGGGCCTGACATCTGTCAGGCGCTGAACCCTGCACTGGTGTTTGGCCGCATGACCGGCTGGGGTCAGGACAGCGCTTTGTCCCATACAGCCGGGCATGATCTCAATTACATCTCACTGTCCGGCGCTCTGTGGTACAGCTCCGCTCCAGGCGATGTGCCGCTGACACCACCAACCTTGGTGGGCGATATCGGCGGTGGCGCGATGTATCTGGCAGTGGGCATGCTGGCGGCAATCCTAAAGGCCAAGACCACTGGCTTAGGCTGCACAGTCGACGCAGCCATCTATGACGGTTCGGCCCATATGATGAACTTGCTGCTGACCATGCGCCAGACGGGTAACTTCGACGTTACTCGCGGTCAGAACCTGCTCGATGGCCCACACTGGAGCCGCACCTATCGCTGCGCAGATGGCGGCTTCATCTCGGTGCAATGCCTTGAGCCGAAATTCTACACCGAATTCCTGCATCTGCTAGGACTGGCCGAGGATCCAGGTTTCCAACATCAATACGACCGCAAAAACTGGGCCACTCTGATCGACCGCCTGACCGGGGTGTTTGCCAGCCAGCCGCGCGATCACTGGGCAGCGCTGTTCGACGGCAGCGATGCCTGCGTCGCGCCCGTGTTGAACCCGGAAGAGGCAATGGTCCATCCGATGAACAACCGCGCCACCTGGGTCGAGGCGCAGGGTGCTTTGCAAGCCGCCCCCGCGCCACGTTTTTCCGACCAGCCAGCCTGGGCTGCACCGCCGAGCCCGACACGGGGCCAACACACCGGTGAAATCCTGTTTGAGTTGGCCAAAACAAGAAAACCTGCCTAA
- the hemE gene encoding uroporphyrinogen decarboxylase, with protein MAETKKLLRALAGETQDVPPIWMMRQAGRYLPEYRATRAQAGDFLKLCYNPELAAEVTLQPIRRYGFDAAILFADILLVPQALGADLWFVTGEGPRLSTVTTQADFDKLGPVNDIHEVLNPIYETVKILSRELPPETTLMGFAGAPWTVATYMIAGRGTPDQGPAHLLREENNALFEALLARITAATIEYLSMQIEAGAEVVKIFDSWAGSLKGDAFEKYALQPAREITAALKARHPGIPIIGFPREAGEKYIGFAKATGVDCVALDNSVSPDWAAQNVQVDGCVQGNLASRHMVTGGQDLVDETRVIVDAFKGGPHIFNLGHGITPDANPDNVQLMIDTVREN; from the coding sequence ATGGCCGAGACGAAAAAACTGCTGCGCGCATTGGCGGGTGAGACCCAGGATGTACCGCCGATCTGGATGATGCGGCAGGCCGGGCGTTACCTGCCCGAATACCGTGCAACGCGGGCGCAGGCCGGTGATTTCCTCAAGCTGTGTTACAATCCTGAACTGGCCGCCGAGGTCACGCTGCAGCCGATCCGCCGCTATGGGTTTGACGCCGCAATCCTGTTTGCCGATATCCTGTTGGTGCCTCAGGCGCTGGGCGCGGATCTGTGGTTCGTCACTGGCGAAGGCCCGCGCCTGTCCACTGTGACCACGCAGGCAGATTTCGACAAGCTGGGTCCAGTTAACGATATTCACGAAGTGCTGAACCCGATTTACGAGACGGTTAAGATCCTGTCGCGTGAGCTTCCGCCTGAGACGACCTTGATGGGTTTTGCCGGTGCACCCTGGACTGTGGCGACCTATATGATTGCTGGCCGTGGCACGCCGGATCAGGGGCCAGCGCATTTGTTGCGCGAAGAAAACAATGCCCTGTTCGAGGCGCTACTGGCGCGGATCACTGCGGCAACCATCGAATACCTGTCGATGCAGATTGAGGCCGGGGCCGAAGTGGTCAAGATCTTTGACAGCTGGGCCGGATCGTTAAAGGGCGACGCCTTTGAAAAATACGCGTTGCAGCCCGCGCGTGAGATCACCGCTGCGCTGAAGGCGCGCCATCCGGGTATTCCGATCATTGGGTTCCCGCGTGAAGCTGGAGAAAAATACATTGGTTTTGCCAAGGCGACGGGTGTGGACTGTGTGGCGCTGGATAATTCAGTGTCGCCGGACTGGGCTGCGCAGAACGTACAGGTTGATGGCTGTGTACAGGGCAATCTGGCCTCGCGCCATATGGTCACTGGCGGTCAGGATCTGGTGGATGAAACCCGTGTCATCGTCGACGCCTTTAAAGGCGGGCCGCATATTTTCAATCTTGGTCATGGCATTACCCCAGATGCAAATCCGGACAACGTGCAACTGATGATTGATACGGTGCGGGAAAATTGA
- the hemC gene encoding hydroxymethylbilane synthase → MTLMLPSPASPLKIGTRGSPLALAQAYETRARLGAAFDLPEAAFEIVIIKTSGDNQALIAADKPLKELGGKGLFTKEIEEDLLSGAIDIAVHSMKDMPVAQPQGLLLDTYLPREDVRDAFVSPNVSGLDQLAAGSVVGTSSLRRRAQLLNRRPDLKVVEFRGNVQTRLKKLGAGVADCTFLAMAGLNRLNMDDVPATAVNVEDMLPAVAQGAIGIERRADDSNTADLLAAIHDSQTGQRLAAERAFLAALDGSCETPIAGLAELDGTTLRLRGEVLRPDGSEAIAADETCAIEDGADLGREMAQSLLKRAGDGFFDWRQ, encoded by the coding sequence ATGACATTGATGCTGCCCTCCCCCGCCTCGCCCCTGAAGATCGGCACCCGTGGTTCGCCGCTGGCTCTGGCTCAGGCCTATGAAACCCGCGCCCGTCTGGGTGCCGCGTTTGATTTGCCCGAAGCGGCATTCGAGATCGTCATCATCAAGACCTCCGGCGACAATCAAGCTTTGATTGCGGCAGACAAACCCCTGAAAGAGCTGGGCGGCAAGGGCCTGTTCACCAAAGAGATCGAGGAAGACCTGCTGTCCGGAGCCATCGACATCGCCGTCCATTCGATGAAGGACATGCCGGTGGCCCAGCCCCAGGGCTTGTTGTTGGACACATATCTGCCACGTGAAGACGTGCGCGATGCCTTTGTTTCGCCAAACGTTTCCGGTCTGGATCAACTTGCCGCCGGGTCAGTGGTTGGGACTTCGTCGCTGCGACGCCGGGCACAACTGTTGAACCGTCGACCCGACCTGAAGGTGGTCGAATTTCGCGGCAATGTGCAGACCCGCCTGAAAAAGCTGGGCGCGGGCGTCGCAGATTGCACTTTCCTTGCGATGGCTGGCCTGAACCGGTTGAACATGGATGACGTCCCCGCCACGGCCGTCAATGTCGAGGACATGCTGCCCGCCGTTGCACAGGGCGCCATCGGGATCGAGCGCCGCGCGGATGACAGCAATACCGCCGATTTGCTCGCTGCGATCCACGATTCGCAAACAGGCCAGCGCCTTGCAGCCGAACGCGCCTTTCTTGCGGCGCTGGATGGGTCCTGTGAGACGCCAATTGCAGGCCTTGCAGAATTGGACGGCACCACCCTGCGTTTGCGGGGCGAGGTTCTGCGTCCTGATGGAAGCGAGGCCATTGCCGCGGATGAAACCTGCGCTATTGAAGATGGCGCTGATTTGGGTCGCGAGATGGCACAAAGCCTGCTGAAACGCGCCGGTGACGGTTTCTTTGACTGGCGCCAATAA
- a CDS encoding GH25 family lysozyme yields the protein MRNLIMLMVIGAVLATCGRRSEPEPVQAVPGPSAEILGKLVTSPRFDDSDPYDWERRKPTSYPIHGIDVSRWQGDIDWRKARDAGVSFAYIKATEGGDVFDPKFRSYWAGAKLAGVRRGAYHYFYFCRPAVQQARWFISNVPRDTKALPHVLDMEWTPHSPTCTKRPDGATVRREAKRFLDMIEAHYGRRPVLYTTVDFYRQTGIGRLSGTEFWLRSVAGHPAQVYPGAEWLFWQYSGTGRVPGIEGDVDLNSFRGSPESWLRWSGQLPG from the coding sequence ATGCGCAATCTGATTATGTTGATGGTGATCGGTGCGGTCTTAGCCACCTGTGGGCGGCGGTCAGAACCTGAACCAGTGCAGGCCGTACCTGGGCCGTCAGCTGAGATCCTTGGCAAACTGGTCACCTCTCCCCGGTTTGACGACAGCGATCCTTATGACTGGGAACGACGCAAACCCACGTCTTATCCTATCCACGGTATCGACGTGTCGCGCTGGCAGGGAGATATCGACTGGCGTAAGGCCCGTGATGCCGGGGTGTCCTTTGCCTATATCAAAGCAACCGAGGGCGGCGATGTCTTTGATCCGAAATTCCGGAGCTATTGGGCGGGGGCAAAATTGGCGGGGGTCAGGCGGGGTGCGTACCATTATTTCTATTTCTGCCGCCCTGCAGTTCAGCAGGCGCGCTGGTTCATATCAAATGTGCCGCGCGATACAAAAGCCTTGCCCCATGTACTGGACATGGAATGGACCCCACATTCGCCGACCTGCACCAAACGGCCAGATGGGGCCACAGTGCGCCGCGAGGCCAAGCGGTTTCTGGATATGATCGAGGCACACTATGGTCGCCGACCAGTTCTTTACACCACCGTGGATTTCTATCGCCAAACCGGCATTGGCCGACTGTCAGGCACCGAATTCTGGTTGCGATCTGTTGCCGGTCATCCCGCCCAGGTCTATCCCGGCGCCGAGTGGCTGTTCTGGCAATACAGTGGCACCGGACGGGTGCCCGGCATCGAAGGGGACGTCGATTTGAACAGCTTTCGCGGCAGCCCGGAAAGCTGGCTGCGCTGGAGCGGGCAGCTTCCCGGATAG
- the hemF gene encoding oxygen-dependent coproporphyrinogen oxidase encodes MSAEMKAEKAEAAAWFRTLRDQIVAAFEGLEDSHDTGPLSDQAPGRFEVTETKRDADDGADAGGGLMSVMRGGRVFEKVGVNVSEVYGTLGERAQNAMAARKGIPGMKDDPRFWASGISLVAHMQNPHVPAVHMNTRMFWTPHTWWFGGGSDLNPCIEYDDDTAHFHAQQKKHLKPHGGLLHPKLKAWADEYFYIPHRKRARGVGGIFMDDRNSGDWERDFTLTQDIGRAFLPAFVPLVEKRRVQDWSEADKDTQLVHRGLYAEYNLVYDRGTKFGLETGHDANAVLMSLPPMAKWV; translated from the coding sequence ATGAGTGCCGAAATGAAAGCCGAAAAAGCCGAGGCTGCTGCATGGTTTCGCACGCTTCGTGACCAGATTGTTGCTGCCTTTGAGGGGTTGGAAGACAGCCATGATACTGGGCCTTTGTCTGATCAGGCCCCGGGTCGGTTCGAAGTGACCGAGACCAAGCGGGATGCAGACGATGGTGCAGACGCTGGCGGCGGATTGATGAGCGTGATGCGTGGTGGCCGGGTATTTGAGAAAGTCGGCGTGAATGTCTCTGAGGTGTACGGCACCCTGGGCGAGCGCGCGCAAAATGCGATGGCCGCGCGCAAGGGTATTCCGGGAATGAAGGATGATCCGCGGTTCTGGGCGTCGGGAATTTCGCTGGTGGCGCATATGCAGAACCCGCATGTGCCGGCCGTGCATATGAACACCCGGATGTTCTGGACACCGCATACTTGGTGGTTTGGTGGTGGGTCAGACCTGAACCCCTGCATCGAATATGACGACGACACTGCGCATTTCCACGCCCAGCAGAAAAAGCACCTAAAGCCTCATGGCGGGCTGCTTCACCCCAAGCTAAAGGCCTGGGCGGACGAGTATTTCTATATTCCGCACCGCAAGCGCGCCCGGGGGGTTGGTGGTATCTTTATGGATGACCGCAACAGTGGCGACTGGGAGAGGGATTTTACCCTGACCCAGGACATCGGCCGCGCCTTCTTGCCCGCCTTTGTGCCTTTGGTCGAAAAACGCCGGGTACAGGATTGGTCCGAGGCCGACAAAGACACCCAACTGGTGCATCGCGGGCTCTATGCTGAGTATAATCTGGTCTATGACCGGGGCACTAAATTTGGCCTGGAAACCGGCCATGATGCCAATGCGGTATTGATGAGTCTGCCACCAATGGCCAAATGGGTGTGA
- a CDS encoding SDR family NAD(P)-dependent oxidoreductase has protein sequence MSFSISGKTAIVTGAANGIGLAIGKQFAAAGANVMFADVDEAGLIRELGNQPEDSSTRYFAGDLRERLTIANLLSATIDAFDQIDILVNGARQVLTSDPLDPEDDSTHVLLTQNVLPTLRLSQQVAKRMIKQGEGREGNAPQGTIINLSSIAARRTHPELMAYSVSSAAMDQMTRSLSVALAPHRIRVNSIAFGSVMSASLKAVLKENRAYREDIEEHTPLGRIASPTELTETAQFLASEASSFITGQVLTLDGGRTLLDPVAAPVH, from the coding sequence ATGTCTTTTTCAATTTCCGGAAAAACCGCAATCGTAACGGGTGCAGCTAATGGCATTGGTTTGGCGATTGGTAAGCAGTTTGCTGCGGCCGGCGCCAATGTGATGTTCGCAGATGTAGACGAAGCCGGGTTGATCCGCGAATTGGGAAACCAGCCCGAGGACAGCAGCACGCGTTATTTTGCCGGTGATCTGCGCGAGCGTTTGACCATTGCAAACCTGTTGTCCGCCACCATCGATGCGTTTGACCAGATTGATATTCTGGTCAACGGCGCGCGTCAGGTGCTGACCAGTGACCCCCTTGATCCCGAGGATGACTCGACCCATGTGCTGCTGACCCAGAACGTGTTGCCGACCCTGCGTCTGTCGCAGCAGGTGGCAAAACGAATGATCAAGCAGGGTGAGGGCCGTGAGGGGAATGCGCCTCAGGGGACGATTATCAATCTGTCGTCGATTGCTGCGCGCCGGACCCATCCCGAATTGATGGCCTATTCGGTCTCCTCGGCGGCGATGGATCAGATGACCCGGTCCCTGTCAGTGGCCCTGGCCCCGCATCGCATTCGGGTCAACAGCATTGCCTTTGGCTCGGTGATGAGCGCCTCGCTTAAGGCCGTGCTCAAGGAAAACCGTGCTTACCGCGAAGACATCGAAGAACATACGCCGCTGGGCCGCATTGCCTCGCCCACGGAACTGACAGAAACAGCGCAGTTCCTGGCCTCCGAGGCCTCAAGCTTTATAACCGGGCAGGTGCTGACGCTGGACGGTGGCCGCACGCTGCTGGATCCGGTGGCCGCACCGGTTCACTAG
- a CDS encoding class I SAM-dependent methyltransferase: protein MSIRLSLAIESGGFATPATGKIAVFLPRADHDLSALPKDQVVVVQPMRPDHDLFARQGYECVATLEPGTEIAAAVVFLPRAKALARHLVAQAVAASSGPVLIDGAKTDGIDSLYKSARKQTTPSAPIAKAHGKIFWVEDDGQVFADWLADDFTEVDGFSTAPGVFSADGIDPASRLLFENLPTKLGRNLADLGAGWGYLSAQLLQRDTVVENLHLVEADHSAVSCAKRNVTDPRAQFHWADARDWKPPHLLDGVIMNPPFHTGRNAEPSLGQAFIATAARVLTPSGNLWMVANRHLPYETILTELFVQVSEVAGDNRFKVLQASRPKRLRR, encoded by the coding sequence ATGTCTATCCGTCTTTCCCTGGCGATCGAGTCAGGTGGCTTTGCTACGCCTGCAACTGGCAAGATTGCCGTTTTCCTTCCGCGTGCTGATCATGACCTGTCGGCGTTGCCAAAGGATCAGGTGGTAGTGGTGCAGCCAATGCGCCCGGACCATGATCTTTTTGCCCGTCAAGGATATGAATGTGTCGCGACGCTAGAGCCGGGAACCGAGATCGCCGCTGCGGTGGTGTTCCTGCCGCGCGCCAAAGCACTTGCACGACATCTGGTGGCACAGGCCGTTGCTGCCAGCAGTGGCCCGGTTCTGATTGATGGGGCCAAAACGGACGGTATTGATTCGCTGTACAAATCTGCCCGTAAGCAGACCACGCCCTCTGCTCCGATCGCTAAAGCGCATGGTAAAATCTTCTGGGTCGAGGATGACGGGCAGGTTTTTGCCGATTGGCTGGCCGATGACTTCACTGAAGTTGATGGGTTCTCCACGGCGCCGGGTGTGTTTTCGGCGGACGGTATCGATCCTGCTTCGCGACTGTTGTTTGAGAACCTGCCGACGAAGCTGGGTCGCAACCTTGCGGATCTGGGCGCAGGCTGGGGCTATCTTTCGGCACAGCTGTTGCAGCGGGACACCGTCGTTGAAAACCTACACCTGGTCGAGGCCGACCACAGTGCCGTGAGCTGCGCCAAACGCAATGTGACAGACCCACGCGCGCAGTTTCACTGGGCAGATGCGCGGGACTGGAAGCCACCACATTTGCTGGATGGCGTCATAATGAACCCGCCCTTTCACACCGGCCGCAACGCCGAACCATCGCTTGGGCAGGCCTTTATCGCCACAGCCGCACGGGTGCTGACACCGTCGGGTAACCTGTGGATGGTGGCGAACCGGCACTTGCCATATGAGACGATTTTGACTGAATTGTTTGTTCAGGTGTCTGAAGTTGCCGGGGATAACCGCTTCAAAGTTTTGCAAGCCAGCCGCCCAAAGCGCCTGCGTCGTTAA
- the clpS gene encoding ATP-dependent Clp protease adapter ClpS: MTLLPHIMTDQSDDSTDTGVLTKTKPKTQRPPRYKVLLLNDDYTPMEFVVLILERFFGMTHAEAFEIMLIVHKKGLAVVGVYSHEIAETKVGQVMDFARRQQHPLQCTMEKEE; this comes from the coding sequence ATGACATTGCTGCCCCATATCATGACGGACCAGTCTGATGACTCTACGGATACCGGAGTTCTCACCAAGACCAAGCCGAAGACCCAGCGCCCTCCACGATATAAGGTGTTGCTGCTGAATGACGACTATACACCCATGGAATTTGTGGTGCTGATACTGGAACGCTTCTTTGGCATGACCCATGCCGAGGCGTTTGAGATCATGTTGATTGTCCACAAAAAGGGTTTGGCGGTGGTTGGTGTTTACAGCCATGAAATCGCCGAAACCAAGGTTGGCCAGGTGATGGATTTTGCCCGTCGGCAGCAACATCCGCTGCAATGTACCATGGAAAAAGAAGAATAA
- a CDS encoding HAD family hydrolase yields the protein MARTLTTVGFDADDTLWHNERFFRITQQKFAELLGDHTPVDLDPERLGDRLLAAEQRNLGRYGYGVKGFTLSMIETAIEVTDARVPASVIHELIEAGQMMLAFPIELLPHAQEAVTALAGDYRVVLVTKGDLLDQERKLAQSGLGDLFDAVEIVSEKTPEIYREIFSNQPGGVAGTMMVGNSVRSDVVPMIAAGGWGTYVPHNLTWEYEKEATPEGDPHFHQIKDLSELAGLLAKLG from the coding sequence ATGGCACGCACCCTAACAACCGTCGGATTTGACGCTGATGATACGCTTTGGCACAACGAGCGTTTCTTTCGGATAACGCAACAAAAGTTTGCGGAGTTACTTGGCGATCACACGCCGGTAGACCTGGACCCCGAGCGTCTGGGCGACCGGCTATTGGCCGCCGAGCAGCGCAATCTTGGACGCTATGGTTATGGCGTCAAAGGATTCACCCTTTCAATGATCGAAACCGCAATAGAGGTGACAGATGCACGGGTGCCGGCCTCGGTTATTCACGAATTAATCGAGGCCGGGCAGATGATGCTGGCCTTTCCGATTGAGCTGCTTCCCCATGCACAAGAGGCTGTTACCGCATTAGCCGGTGACTATCGCGTCGTCTTGGTGACCAAAGGAGATTTACTGGATCAAGAGCGCAAACTGGCCCAATCCGGGCTGGGTGATCTTTTTGATGCAGTGGAAATCGTCTCGGAGAAAACCCCCGAGATCTACCGAGAGATATTTTCCAATCAACCTGGCGGAGTTGCAGGAACTATGATGGTCGGAAATTCAGTCCGCTCGGATGTGGTGCCGATGATTGCGGCTGGTGGTTGGGGGACCTACGTTCCCCATAACCTGACCTGGGAATACGAAAAGGAAGCCACTCCGGAAGGCGACCCGCATTTTCACCAGATTAAAGACCTATCCGAATTGGCAGGTCTATTGGCCAAACTTGGCTAA